In Actinomycetota bacterium, the following proteins share a genomic window:
- a CDS encoding 5'-nucleotidase C-terminal domain-containing protein → MPRRFRLPVAVTLAVVASLLPLSPSLVQAVDPPAEKVILFSSDGMRQDLVHRYVDEGVMPTYADLLATGVEASGDGMLQGFPPNTGVGWATLATGTWPGEHGSTNNTFHRTGESNFNNSTSFSATGILQTDTIAQAAERAGKTVVAMEWVAARSYTPALQGPVVDFRTFIGRRGIVLNFDIPGQTAGSFGVEYQKRDLGDATGWTNVPASFSPAKETFFSQSDTRIPAGGDWDVYIFDSTDDGETNYDGALVVNRADGKNGSKAAATLAQGEWADTKVTVASGPLAGRTAGFYMKLIDLTPDLSQFRLYFTSVQRVNATYNALGAAGSADFEETLNSDFPTSTAADFAPLEAGIVDEDTYVEQGLMWKDAHWAYLEHIFDVLADEGKSVDLLLLGNPTTDEFSHQFMGLVSPTDIDGNPNPYFDDLTNDDIPDGRVSVREGYIRSAYEEADGTLALGRSLMGDDSAVFATSDHGFGPQWFAVNVSKALVDLGLQEREQSGNCRKAANDPGTSTPGDTLAKECHAGGTAQIYINLAGRDPAGSGDLQVPSGQYEAVRNQIIEYFEDLDDPNLPGQQKVVEAVFKKEELRDVDGSDSLHPNRSGDVVVVFRPPYQTDAATPGQLVAFSQFFGQHGYLPDMKSLENNVNMRATFVAAGPGIRDGATAAVRAIDVAPTIAFLMDIPGPQNARGRILYELLTDTGNLREVSILDISDYHGQLVPLLEAADSFGPTFPIGGAAFLKPWFDAYRAETPGKTITLTAGDAVGATPPISSFFGDKPTIELMNMMGFDLDGLGNHNFDRGHEYLRNELIPLAKFKYVSANVLFSGTDETPEEWSKSRVFDFGSFKLGVVGFTNEDAPTLVKPGSFGPFEVTDATAAVNERASQLLRQPGMAGVVAIGHLGATAGTLTNPTGPLVDLADNVSGVDAVIGDHTNFQVITIRPNGVLAVENLSKGVRFTRVRLVVNTTTDDVVYMTADFHKPWNIGVPPDPAIQARIDELNAELSPILGTVIGESTVEVLRSDSCGRSDGRLCESKIGDVTTDSMRTEYGTDFAITNSGGLRAALTCPAAGSAGFCPSGGSTPPFPITRGSVLGVLPFGNVVSTTSVNGAELKAFLENGVSAMPGANGRFPQVSGICFTYNIESAPGSRVTGAVRQATDGSCTGPAVSFGAGTTYTLAINDFMAAGGDGYPNVSARATTRELMDEVLANYVTANTPISPAIQGRIACTDPNPGSGNNCPAITAP, encoded by the coding sequence GTGCCCAGACGGTTCCGTCTTCCCGTCGCAGTCACCCTCGCGGTCGTGGCATCTCTGCTGCCACTGTCGCCATCATTGGTCCAAGCAGTCGACCCGCCTGCGGAAAAGGTCATCCTGTTCTCGTCCGACGGCATGCGGCAGGACCTCGTTCACAGGTACGTGGACGAGGGAGTCATGCCCACCTACGCCGATCTCCTGGCCACCGGGGTCGAGGCCAGCGGCGACGGCATGCTCCAGGGGTTCCCGCCCAACACCGGCGTGGGATGGGCCACCTTGGCCACCGGCACCTGGCCCGGTGAGCACGGCTCCACCAACAACACGTTCCATCGAACCGGCGAGTCGAACTTCAACAACTCCACGAGCTTCTCGGCGACCGGCATCCTCCAGACGGACACCATCGCCCAGGCTGCCGAGCGCGCGGGGAAGACGGTGGTGGCGATGGAATGGGTGGCTGCCCGCAGCTACACGCCTGCTCTGCAGGGGCCTGTGGTGGACTTCCGGACGTTCATCGGGCGCCGCGGCATCGTCCTCAACTTCGACATCCCCGGCCAAACCGCCGGCAGCTTCGGCGTGGAGTACCAGAAGCGGGACCTGGGCGACGCCACCGGCTGGACCAATGTCCCCGCCTCTTTCAGCCCAGCCAAGGAGACCTTCTTCTCGCAGAGTGATACGCGGATCCCCGCCGGAGGCGACTGGGACGTCTACATCTTCGACTCGACCGACGACGGCGAGACGAACTACGACGGGGCGTTGGTTGTCAATCGCGCCGACGGCAAGAACGGCAGCAAAGCGGCGGCCACGCTGGCCCAGGGCGAGTGGGCTGACACCAAGGTCACAGTCGCCTCCGGTCCGCTGGCCGGCCGGACCGCAGGCTTCTACATGAAGCTGATCGACCTGACGCCGGACCTGAGCCAGTTCCGTCTGTACTTCACCTCGGTGCAGCGGGTCAATGCCACCTACAACGCCCTCGGCGCCGCCGGGTCCGCGGACTTCGAGGAGACGCTCAACAGCGACTTCCCCACCTCGACGGCTGCCGACTTCGCACCGCTCGAGGCGGGCATCGTCGACGAGGACACGTACGTGGAGCAGGGGCTGATGTGGAAAGACGCCCACTGGGCCTACCTCGAGCACATCTTCGACGTGCTCGCCGATGAGGGGAAGTCCGTCGACCTGCTGCTCCTGGGGAACCCGACCACCGACGAGTTCAGCCACCAGTTCATGGGGTTGGTGTCGCCCACGGACATCGACGGGAACCCCAACCCGTACTTCGACGACCTCACCAACGACGACATCCCCGACGGAAGGGTTTCGGTTCGCGAGGGCTACATCCGTTCGGCCTACGAGGAGGCGGACGGGACCCTGGCGCTGGGGCGGAGCCTCATGGGCGACGACTCGGCGGTCTTCGCCACCTCCGACCACGGCTTTGGTCCCCAGTGGTTCGCCGTGAACGTGAGCAAGGCCCTGGTCGATCTGGGCTTACAGGAGCGGGAGCAAAGCGGCAACTGTCGCAAGGCAGCGAACGATCCCGGCACCAGCACCCCTGGCGACACGCTTGCCAAGGAGTGTCACGCGGGGGGAACGGCGCAGATCTACATCAACCTGGCCGGCCGAGACCCGGCCGGGAGCGGCGATCTCCAAGTTCCCTCCGGACAGTACGAGGCCGTCCGCAACCAGATCATCGAGTACTTCGAGGACCTGGACGACCCGAACCTGCCCGGTCAGCAGAAGGTCGTCGAAGCTGTATTCAAGAAGGAAGAGCTTCGCGACGTCGACGGAAGCGACTCGCTACACCCCAACCGGAGCGGTGATGTCGTGGTGGTGTTCCGGCCGCCGTATCAAACCGACGCGGCGACGCCCGGGCAGCTCGTCGCGTTCTCCCAGTTCTTCGGTCAGCACGGATACCTCCCTGACATGAAGTCTCTAGAGAACAACGTGAACATGCGGGCCACGTTCGTGGCCGCGGGACCGGGGATCCGGGACGGCGCGACCGCTGCGGTGCGCGCGATCGACGTCGCCCCCACCATCGCCTTCCTGATGGACATCCCGGGGCCACAGAATGCCCGAGGCCGGATCCTGTACGAGCTCCTCACCGATACGGGGAACCTCCGTGAGGTCAGCATCCTCGACATCAGCGACTACCACGGCCAGCTGGTGCCGCTGCTCGAGGCGGCCGACTCGTTCGGGCCGACGTTCCCGATCGGCGGCGCGGCCTTCCTGAAGCCCTGGTTCGACGCGTACCGCGCGGAGACCCCGGGGAAGACGATCACGTTGACCGCCGGCGACGCGGTGGGCGCCACGCCGCCCATCTCCAGCTTCTTCGGAGACAAACCCACGATCGAGCTCATGAACATGATGGGCTTCGACCTGGACGGCCTCGGCAACCACAACTTCGATCGCGGACACGAGTACCTCCGCAATGAGCTCATCCCGCTGGCGAAGTTCAAGTACGTCTCGGCCAACGTCCTCTTCTCGGGAACGGACGAGACTCCGGAGGAGTGGTCGAAATCCCGCGTCTTCGACTTCGGCAGCTTCAAGCTGGGGGTGGTCGGGTTCACCAACGAAGACGCTCCCACCCTGGTGAAGCCGGGCTCCTTCGGCCCGTTCGAGGTCACCGACGCGACGGCTGCCGTGAACGAGCGAGCGAGCCAGCTTCTCCGACAGCCCGGCATGGCCGGCGTCGTGGCCATCGGGCACCTTGGCGCCACGGCGGGAACGCTGACCAACCCCACGGGGCCTCTGGTCGACCTGGCCGACAACGTGTCCGGCGTCGACGCCGTGATCGGTGACCACACGAACTTCCAGGTCATCACCATCAGGCCGAACGGCGTGCTGGCGGTGGAGAACCTCAGCAAGGGGGTTCGGTTCACTCGGGTACGCCTGGTCGTGAACACGACGACCGACGACGTGGTCTACATGACGGCCGACTTCCACAAGCCCTGGAACATCGGGGTCCCGCCGGACCCGGCCATCCAGGCACGCATCGACGAGCTCAACGCCGAACTGTCCCCGATCCTGGGAACCGTCATCGGTGAGTCGACGGTGGAGGTCCTGCGGTCGGATTCGTGCGGCCGCTCCGACGGCCGGCTCTGCGAGTCCAAGATCGGCGACGTGACCACGGACTCAATGAGAACCGAGTACGGCACCGACTTCGCCATCACGAACTCGGGAGGGCTCCGGGCCGCGCTGACGTGCCCGGCGGCCGGCAGCGCCGGCTTCTGCCCGTCGGGCGGGTCGACGCCCCCGTTCCCGATCACGCGAGGCTCCGTGCTCGGCGTACTGCCCTTCGGGAACGTCGTCTCCACGACGTCGGTGAACGGCGCCGAGCTCAAGGCGTTCTTGGAGAACGGCGTGTCCGCGATGCCGGGGGCCAACGGGCGCTTCCCCCAGGTGTCGGGGATCTGCTTCACTTACAACATCGAGAGTGCGCCCGGGAGCCGGGTAACCGGGGCGGTCCGCCAAGCGACAGACGGATCCTGCACCGGGCCTGCGGTGAGCTTTGGCGCCGGGACGACGTACACCTTGGCCATCAACGACTTCATGGCTGCCGGTGGGGATGGATATCCCAACGTCTCAGCCCGCGCGACGACCAGGGAGCTGATGGACGAGGTACTGGCGAACTACGTCACGGCAAACACGCCCATCAGCCCGGCTATCCAGGGACGGATCGCATGTACCGATCCGAACCCCGGCAGCGGGAACAACTGCCCGGCCATCACCGCGCCGTAG
- the dut gene encoding dUTP diphosphatase — translation MTLPFKRLDPDAVLPGRAHPGDAGLDLRSAVDVEVGPGERALVPTGVAVAIPDGRAGLVLPRSGLASKHGLTMANAPGLIDAGYRGEVICAVVNLDRDTPVRISKGDRIAQLVVVAVPELAAEWVDELPPTTRGEGGFGSTGST, via the coding sequence GTGACGCTTCCGTTCAAGCGGCTGGACCCCGACGCCGTCCTTCCGGGGCGAGCGCATCCCGGCGACGCCGGGCTCGACCTGCGTTCCGCCGTCGACGTCGAAGTCGGACCGGGCGAGCGCGCGCTGGTTCCGACGGGTGTTGCCGTCGCGATCCCAGATGGACGCGCGGGCCTGGTGCTTCCGCGCAGTGGGCTCGCGAGCAAGCACGGCCTGACGATGGCGAACGCGCCCGGCCTCATCGACGCTGGCTATCGCGGAGAGGTCATCTGCGCGGTCGTCAATCTCGATCGCGACACACCCGTTCGGATCTCGAAAGGGGATCGGATCGCTCAGCTCGTCGTCGTCGCAGTGCCGGAGCTCGCCGCCGAGTGGGTGGATGAGCTCCCACCTACGACGCGTGGGGAAGGGGGCTTCGGCTCCACGGGCAGTACCTGA
- a CDS encoding VOC family protein, with product MAYEVTGLHHIQIAMPPGEESAGRAFYGELLGLPEVPKPSELAPRGGLWFRNGSLELHLGVEREGFTPARRAHPAFIVNGLDELREKLNAAGYRIDEDVQLEGYRRFHVRDPFGNRLELVEPA from the coding sequence ATGGCGTACGAGGTCACCGGGCTCCATCACATCCAGATCGCGATGCCGCCCGGTGAGGAGAGCGCGGGACGAGCGTTCTACGGCGAACTACTCGGTCTTCCGGAGGTCCCCAAGCCGAGCGAGCTCGCGCCGCGCGGAGGACTGTGGTTTCGAAACGGTTCGCTCGAGCTGCACCTCGGCGTCGAGCGGGAGGGGTTTACCCCCGCACGGCGTGCGCACCCGGCGTTCATCGTGAACGGGCTCGACGAGCTGCGCGAGAAGCTCAACGCGGCCGGGTATCGAATCGACGAGGACGTGCAGCTCGAGGGCTACCGGCGGTTCCACGTCCGAGACCCGTTCGGCAACCGCCTGGAGCTCGTCGAGCCGGCGTGA
- a CDS encoding aminoglycoside adenylyltransferase domain-containing protein → MTVPLDQLPITAAQAWARLGDEARKSLGDALTALWGYGGTAFPDRSRRLGDLDTVAILERVPDERTTRTLEQAKADIAREHEIDWDIWYVLAADAARTEPPPDALYPERRLTSWAIERAHWHAGRYVNLFGPAPEGLVSPPTWPEIEAALSRELEHIERHVEKGDDDPFEATYAIWNGSRILYAIDTGDVAISKRSGGMWALEHLPERWHQAIRAAGRAYDGEATPQDAEVLRESMAPFVAMVREHLPLVDPRAPGEPPRWSGR, encoded by the coding sequence ATGACAGTTCCTCTCGACCAACTACCGATCACGGCCGCCCAGGCGTGGGCTCGTTTGGGCGACGAAGCACGAAAGTCCCTCGGGGACGCCTTGACGGCCCTGTGGGGATACGGCGGAACGGCGTTCCCGGACCGCTCACGACGCCTCGGCGACCTGGACACGGTCGCGATTCTCGAACGCGTCCCCGACGAACGAACGACGCGAACCCTTGAACAAGCGAAGGCGGACATAGCACGTGAACACGAGATCGATTGGGACATCTGGTACGTGCTTGCGGCTGACGCCGCTCGCACCGAGCCTCCGCCCGATGCGCTGTATCCAGAGCGTCGCCTGACATCGTGGGCGATCGAGCGCGCACATTGGCATGCCGGTCGCTACGTCAACCTCTTCGGACCCGCCCCGGAGGGATTGGTCTCTCCACCCACCTGGCCGGAGATCGAAGCCGCACTCAGCCGCGAGCTGGAACACATAGAGCGTCACGTGGAGAAGGGCGATGACGATCCCTTCGAGGCTACGTATGCGATCTGGAACGGCAGCCGCATCTTGTACGCGATCGATACGGGCGATGTCGCGATCTCGAAGCGTTCTGGCGGCATGTGGGCGCTCGAGCATTTGCCGGAGCGGTGGCACCAGGCGATTCGCGCTGCCGGCCGAGCGTACGACGGCGAAGCAACTCCTCAAGACGCAGAGGTGCTCCGCGAGAGCATGGCACCGTTCGTTGCGATGGTTCGCGAACATCTGCCACTGGTCGATCCCCGGGCGCCCGGAGAACCGCCGCGATGGAGTGGTAGGTGA
- a CDS encoding vitamin B12-dependent ribonucleotide reductase, protein MATKEGDVQVIRDGLTFKRFFTEEGVHPFDQIEWELRDAVIPNFKDGGNAFEQRDVEFPVSWSQNATNIVAQKYFRGPLGTPQRESSVRQLVGRVVDTITGWGRKDGYFASDHDSQVFAEELSHLLVTQKAAFNSPVWFNVGVPDTPQQCSACFILAVDDTMSSILNWYVEEGTIFKGGSGSGINLSKIRSSKEQLAGGGTASGPVSFMRGADASAGTIKSGGKTRRAAKMVILNVDHPDVHDFIWCKAVEERKARVLRDAGFDMDLDGKDSHSTQYQNANNSVRVTDEFMKAYEQDQDWKLKAVLSGESVETVRARALMREIAEAAWECADPGMQYDTTINEWHTCPATGRINASNPCSEYMHLDNSACNLASLNLLKFLDAEGNFDVRAFRKAVDVVFTAQEIIVGNSDYPTDAIAMNARSYRQLGLGYANLGALLMARGLPYDSDAGRAWAGAITALMTGQAYRTSARIAEVTGPFDGYEPNADAMLRVMRKHRAAADEIDGELVPEGLLSAAKQSWDDAIAFGTKHGYRNSQATVLAPTGTIGLMMDCDTTGIEPELALVKTKKLVGGGTMQFVNQTVPRALDRLGYGAAQVDDIVGYIAEHNSVSGAPHLKLEHYPVFDTAMGAEPIHYMGHVRMMAAAQPFISGAISKTVNMPEHVTVEEVEQLFVESWALGLKAVAIYRDNCKVAQPLSADKKKAATQAAPADLPTPVRKRLPRSRPSRTVSFQVGDAEGYITAGEYPDDGIGEIFLKTSKQGSTLSGVMDAFAIAVSLGLQYGVPLEAFVSKFINMKFEPSGMTNDPDVRFATSLVDYVFRRLAIDYLPPDKREALGIRSIDERKATAAAEAAEKLGTTVESIVKSVEQEGPPKLIDLGSKLEPTHAADAPLCYSCGSKMQPAGSCYVCPSCGSTSGCS, encoded by the coding sequence GTGGCGACCAAGGAGGGGGACGTCCAGGTCATTCGCGACGGCCTGACGTTCAAGCGGTTCTTCACCGAGGAAGGCGTGCACCCGTTCGACCAGATCGAATGGGAGCTCCGCGACGCCGTGATCCCGAACTTCAAGGACGGCGGCAACGCCTTCGAGCAGCGGGACGTCGAGTTCCCCGTCTCCTGGTCGCAAAACGCCACCAACATCGTCGCGCAGAAGTACTTCCGCGGCCCACTGGGTACGCCGCAACGGGAGTCCAGTGTCCGCCAGCTCGTTGGCCGCGTCGTCGACACGATCACCGGGTGGGGCAGGAAGGACGGCTACTTCGCGAGCGACCACGACTCTCAGGTGTTCGCCGAGGAGCTCTCCCACCTGCTCGTCACGCAGAAGGCGGCGTTCAACTCGCCGGTGTGGTTCAACGTGGGCGTTCCGGACACGCCGCAGCAATGCTCAGCGTGTTTCATCCTCGCCGTCGACGACACGATGTCCTCGATCCTCAACTGGTACGTCGAGGAGGGGACGATCTTCAAGGGCGGCTCGGGCTCGGGGATCAACCTGTCCAAGATCCGCTCGTCCAAGGAGCAACTTGCCGGCGGTGGCACCGCCTCAGGTCCCGTGTCGTTCATGCGCGGGGCCGACGCGAGTGCCGGCACCATCAAGTCGGGCGGCAAGACCCGGCGCGCGGCGAAGATGGTCATCCTGAACGTCGATCACCCCGACGTCCACGACTTCATCTGGTGCAAGGCCGTCGAGGAGCGGAAGGCGCGCGTCCTGCGCGACGCCGGTTTCGACATGGACCTGGACGGCAAGGACAGCCACTCGACCCAGTACCAGAACGCGAACAACTCGGTGCGCGTGACCGACGAGTTCATGAAGGCCTACGAGCAGGATCAGGACTGGAAGCTCAAGGCCGTGCTGTCGGGCGAGTCGGTGGAGACCGTCCGCGCTCGAGCACTGATGCGCGAGATCGCCGAGGCTGCATGGGAGTGCGCGGATCCCGGCATGCAGTACGACACGACGATCAACGAGTGGCACACGTGTCCGGCTACTGGACGGATCAACGCAAGTAACCCCTGCTCTGAGTACATGCATCTCGACAACAGCGCGTGCAACCTCGCCTCGCTGAACCTGCTGAAGTTCCTCGACGCCGAGGGGAACTTCGACGTCAGGGCGTTCCGCAAGGCCGTGGACGTCGTGTTCACCGCGCAGGAGATCATCGTCGGCAACTCCGACTATCCGACCGACGCGATCGCGATGAACGCGCGCTCGTACCGTCAGCTCGGGCTCGGGTACGCGAACCTCGGAGCGCTCCTCATGGCGCGTGGTCTGCCGTACGACTCAGACGCGGGCCGGGCGTGGGCGGGCGCGATCACGGCGCTGATGACGGGACAGGCGTACCGGACCAGCGCGCGCATCGCCGAGGTGACCGGGCCGTTCGACGGCTACGAGCCGAACGCCGACGCGATGCTTCGCGTGATGCGTAAGCACCGCGCGGCCGCCGACGAGATCGACGGCGAGCTCGTTCCGGAGGGCCTGCTGTCAGCGGCCAAGCAGTCGTGGGACGACGCGATCGCCTTCGGCACCAAGCACGGCTACCGGAACTCGCAAGCGACGGTGCTCGCTCCCACCGGCACCATCGGGCTGATGATGGACTGCGACACGACCGGCATCGAGCCCGAGCTCGCGCTGGTCAAGACGAAGAAGCTCGTTGGTGGCGGCACGATGCAGTTCGTCAACCAGACGGTGCCTCGGGCGCTCGACCGGCTCGGATACGGCGCGGCGCAGGTCGACGACATCGTCGGCTACATCGCCGAGCACAACTCGGTCTCCGGCGCGCCGCACCTGAAGCTGGAGCACTACCCCGTGTTCGACACGGCGATGGGCGCCGAGCCGATCCACTACATGGGGCACGTGCGGATGATGGCCGCCGCACAGCCGTTCATCTCGGGCGCGATCTCCAAGACCGTCAACATGCCCGAGCACGTGACGGTCGAAGAGGTCGAGCAGCTGTTCGTGGAGAGCTGGGCGCTCGGCCTGAAGGCGGTCGCCATCTACCGCGACAACTGCAAGGTCGCGCAGCCGCTATCGGCCGACAAGAAGAAGGCCGCGACGCAGGCCGCCCCGGCGGATCTTCCGACGCCGGTCCGTAAGCGGCTGCCCCGGTCGCGGCCGTCGCGCACGGTCTCGTTCCAGGTCGGCGACGCCGAGGGCTACATCACGGCGGGGGAGTACCCGGACGACGGGATCGGCGAGATCTTCCTGAAGACCTCCAAGCAGGGCTCGACCCTCTCGGGAGTGATGGACGCGTTCGCCATCGCGGTCTCGCTCGGCCTGCAGTACGGCGTGCCGCTCGAGGCGTTCGTCTCGAAGTTCATCAACATGAAGTTCGAGCCCTCGGGCATGACGAACGACCCGGACGTCCGGTTTGCCACATCGCTCGTGGACTACGTGTTCCGCCGCCTGGCCATCGACTACCTGCCGCCGGACAAGCGCGAGGCGCTCGGGATTCGCTCGATCGACGAACGAAAGGCGACGGCGGCAGCCGAAGCGGCGGAGAAGCTCGGAACGACGGTCGAGTCGATCGTGAAGTCCGTCGAGCAAGAGGGGCCGCCGAAGCTCATCGATCTCGGCTCCAAGCTGGAGCCGACGCACGCGGCGGACGCACCGCTCTGCTACTCGTGCGGCTCGAAGATGCAGCCCGCTGGCTCGTGCTACGTGTGCCCGAGCTGCGGGTCGACGAGCGGCTGCTCGTAA
- a CDS encoding PH domain-containing protein, whose amino-acid sequence MSGMQRRVVRSREQSLILLAIAIIAPLMAFVQLSDEEASAALSLGARVGFMLLVVLLAAFAFPLSRSGVVVTENGVIIKNPIRSNSLRWEEIVGFSLLQRGCSQASAMCSSTMEE is encoded by the coding sequence ATGAGCGGGATGCAACGCCGCGTGGTGCGAAGCAGAGAACAGTCCCTGATTCTCCTCGCCATTGCGATCATCGCACCTCTCATGGCCTTTGTTCAGCTCTCCGACGAGGAGGCTTCCGCCGCCCTCTCTCTCGGCGCGCGCGTTGGGTTCATGCTGCTAGTAGTTTTGCTGGCTGCGTTCGCCTTCCCACTTTCCAGATCTGGAGTGGTCGTGACTGAGAATGGAGTGATTATCAAGAACCCCATTCGCTCCAACTCATTGCGTTGGGAGGAGATCGTGGGCTTTTCTCTGCTGCAAAGGGGGTGTTCCCAGGCATCGGCCATGTGCAGCTCAACAATGGAAGAGTGA